Proteins encoded in a region of the Panthera uncia isolate 11264 chromosome B2 unlocalized genomic scaffold, Puncia_PCG_1.0 HiC_scaffold_24, whole genome shotgun sequence genome:
- the SAYSD1 gene encoding SAYSvFN domain-containing protein 1: MEQRLAEFREARKRAGLAAEPNTSSRSAQTSGKKAEAAATPKAAPGWLKRFLVWKPRPANIRAQPSLAQEVAQPGSSTSQPPRNEAIPLPSPQDQSFLINITFLKVLLWLVLLGLFVELEFGLAYFVLSLFYWMYVGTRGPEERKEGEKSAYSVFNPGCEAIQGTLTAEQLERELQFRPLEGR; encoded by the exons ATGGAACAGCGGTTAGCCGAGTTCCGAGAGGCCAGGAAACGGGCCGGGCTGGCGGCCGAACCCAACACTTCGAGCCGGAGTGCACAAACCTCAGGGAAGAAGGCGGAAGCAGCTGCGACTCCAAAGGCAGCTCCAGGCTGGCTAAAACGGTTCCTGGTGTGGAAACCGAGGCCCGCGAATATCCGGGCCCAGCCCAGCCTCGCTCAG GAAGTGGCTCAGCCGGGGAGCAGCACGTCACAGCCACCACGGAACGAAGCCATTCCTCTGCCTTCACCACAGGACCAGTCTTTCCTGATCAACATCACTTTCTTGAAGGTTCTTCTCTGGTTGGTCTTGCTGGGATTGTTTGTGGAACTGGAATTTGGCCTGGCCTATTTTGTCCTCTCCTTGTTCTACTGGATGTATGTCGGGACACGAGGCCccgaagagaggaaagagggagagaagagcgCCTACTCGGTATTCAACCCAGGCTGCGAAGCCATCCAGGGCACCCTGACAGCAGAGCAGTTGGAACGCGAGTTACAGTTTAGACCCCTCGAGGGGAGATAG